From the Heliangelus exortis chromosome 25, bHelExo1.hap1, whole genome shotgun sequence genome, one window contains:
- the PACSIN1 gene encoding protein kinase C and casein kinase substrate in neurons protein 1, producing MSGSYDETAAAPEETTDSFWEVGNYKRTVKRIDDGHRLCNDLMNCVHERAKIEKSYAQQLTDWSKRWRQLIEKGPQYGSLEKAWSAIMTEADKVSELHQEVKNSLLNDDFEKVKNWQKDAYHKQMMGGFKEAKEAEDGFRKAQKPWAKKLKEVETAKKSYHLACKEEKLAMTREANSKADQSNTPEQQKKLQDKVEKCKQDVQKTQEKYEKVLDELNKCTPQYIESMEQVFEQCQQFEEKRLNFLKEVLLDIKRHLNLAESSSYANVYRELEQTIRTSDAQEDLRWFRSTSGPGMAMNWPQFEEWNPDLAHTITRKEKQKKGEGVTMANTSTGETGATAGERGSVGSHDRGQTYSTEWSDDEGSNSLNTSEANGGTNPFEEEAAGKGVRVRALYDYDGQEQDELSFKAGDELTKLGEEDEQGWCKGRLDNGQLGLYPANYVEAI from the exons ATGTCGGGTTCCTACGATgagacagcagcagccccagaggagACAACTGACAGCTTCTGGGAG gtgGGGAATTACAAGCGCACGGTGAAGCGGATCGACGATGGGCACCGACTCTGCAATGATCTCATGAACTGTGTGCACGAGAGGGCCAAGATTGAGAAGTCCTATGCCCAGCAGCTCACTGACTGGTCCAAGAGGTGGAGGCAGCTCATTGAGAAAG GTCCTCAGTATGGGAGCCTGGAGAAGGCCTGGAGTGCCATCATGACAGAGGCAGACAAGGTGAGTGAGCTGCACCAGGAGGTGAAGAACAGCCTGCTGAATGATGACTTCGAGAAGGTCAAGAACTGGCAGAAGGATGCTTACCACAAGCAGATGATGGGAGGCTTCAAGGAAGCCAAAGAGGCTGAAGATGGATTCCGGAAAGCCCAGAAGCCCTGGGCCAAGAAGCTgaaggag GTGGAGACAGCCAAGAAATCCTATCACCTGGCCTGCAAGGAGGAGAAGCTGGCCATGACCCGGGAAGCCAACAGCAAGGCAGATCAGTCCAACACCCCTGAGCAGCAGAAGAAGCTCCAGGACAAAGTGGAAAAGTGCAAGCAAGATGTGCAAAAG ACTCAGGAGAAGTACGAGAAGGTGCTGGATGAGCTGAACAAGTGCACCCCTCAGTACATCGAGAGCATGGAGCAGGTCTTTGAGCAGTGCCAGCAGTTTGAGGAGAAGAGGCTCAACTTTCTTAAGGAAGTGCTTCTGGACATCAAGAGGCACCTGAAcctggctgagagcagcag CTACGCCAACGTCTACCGGGAGCTGGAGCAAACCATCCGCACCTCGGATGCTCAGGAGGATCTCCGGTGGTTCCGCAGCACCAGTGGCCCCGGGATGGCCATGAACTGGCCCCAGTTTGAG GAGTGGAACCCGGACCTGGCGCACACGATAACAcggaaggagaagcagaagaagggggaaggggtGACCATGGCCAACACCAGCACGGGAGAGACCGGAGCCACGGCgggagagagggggag cgTGGGCAGCCATGACCGTGGGCAGACCTACAGCACCGAGTGGTCGGATGATGAGGGCAGCAACTCCCTCAACACCAGCGAGGCCAATGGTGGCACCAACCCCTTCGAGGAGGAGGCTGCGGGGAAGGGCGTGAGGGTCCGGGCTCTCTACGACTACGATGGGCAGGAGCAGGATGAGCTCAGCTTCAAAGCAG GTGATGAATTGACCAAACTGGGGGAAGAAGACGAGCAGGGATGGTGCAAAGGGCGCTTGGACAACGGGCAGCTGGGGCTCTACCCCGCCAACTACGTGGAGGCAATTTAA